In Acinetobacter piscicola, a single window of DNA contains:
- a CDS encoding phosphopantetheine-binding protein has product MMHADLTLEGLRQTIAKQLEIDASEIQNDDNLFMLGLDSVSLMTLVGQWRELGISVEFQDLVEEPTLQDWQCRLKHNLA; this is encoded by the coding sequence ATGATGCATGCAGATTTAACTTTGGAAGGACTGCGTCAAACCATTGCCAAACAACTCGAAATCGACGCAAGTGAAATTCAAAATGATGACAATTTATTCATGCTCGGTCTTGATTCGGTGAGCCTGATGACCTTGGTTGGCCAATGGCGTGAACTTGGTATCAGTGTCGAATTTCAAGATTTAGTTGAAGAACCTACGCTGCAAGATTGGCAGTGCCGTTTAAAACACAATCTCGCTTGA
- a CDS encoding isochorismatase family protein, with protein sequence MPQAQNFPTNKVNWTLDPSRAVLLVHDLQQYFLDFYDQSQAPIPELIQHCRQLIDQCHAQGIPVYYTAQPGDQSVEHRQLLTDFWGKGLAADPNIVQIIPSLQPTAQDIVLTKWRYSAFKKSDFEQRMKDAGRDQLMICGVYAHIGCLLTAAEAFMLDIQAFLVGDALADFSLAEHEMALKYATGRCAKVVDTATVLTELQTEALTMEAV encoded by the coding sequence ATGCCACAAGCACAAAATTTCCCAACAAACAAAGTCAACTGGACGCTTGATCCAAGTCGTGCCGTACTATTGGTGCATGATTTACAACAATATTTCTTAGATTTTTATGATCAAAGCCAAGCCCCTATTCCTGAGTTGATTCAACATTGCCGTCAGTTGATCGATCAATGTCATGCGCAAGGCATTCCTGTGTATTACACCGCTCAACCTGGCGATCAGAGTGTAGAACATCGTCAATTATTAACCGATTTTTGGGGCAAAGGCTTGGCTGCAGATCCGAATATTGTGCAGATTATTCCGAGTTTACAACCTACAGCACAGGATATTGTGTTGACCAAATGGCGTTATAGTGCATTTAAGAAAAGTGATTTTGAACAACGCATGAAAGATGCAGGGCGTGATCAACTGATGATTTGTGGGGTGTATGCACACATTGGTTGTTTACTAACTGCCGCTGAAGCCTTTATGTTGGATATACAAGCCTTTTTAGTGGGGGATGCGCTCGCAGATTTTAGTTTAGCAGAGCATGAAATGGCACTGAAATATGCGACAGGTCGCTGTGCCAAAGTCGTAGATACAGCAACGGTATTAACTGAATTGCAAACAGAAGCACTCACGATGGAGGCTGTATGA
- a CDS encoding (2,3-dihydroxybenzoyl)adenylate synthase — protein sequence MSESSVLEQKLWDGIVQYPPEFVDKYIAKGYWRGQTLTEFFIECADQYAENTALICGQRHFSYRQLQERIDAFAVYLTQKNYQVGDSVVIQLPNIAEFFIAYFAALRIGMRPVMSLPAHRHAEVSHFITQTQAKLYICADQFMGFDYRKLARECLNRCESLKQVLVVGDVMGDESCFEAWPNTQAFQTPCVIAPQVSARHVAFFQLSGGSTGTPKLIPRTHDDYLYSVRASAEICELNPQTKMLMVLPVAHNFSLSSPGSLGLFYAGGTLVLSPDPSVSTCFALIQQHKISHVALVPALAATWAEAVQKGADNIFAQLKVLQVGGARLADALAQQLIEQYQCRLQQVFGMAEGLVNYTRYTDDVEQIIATQGSRISADDEIKVVDDDDQELAQGELGHLLTRGPYTIRGYFNAPEHNRNAFTVDGFYRTGDLVRINAAGNIIVEGRSKEQINRGGEKIATEEVEQVLNQHPQVIQSALVSMPDAMLGEKSCAYIQWRSDAQDPSTTRLMMQLRQYVQNYGLAIYKIPDRIEFVADMPYTALGKIDKKSAQTTFSGVKIFLNFINYKVNHTWLFHVLQVIRCHKHKISQQTKSTGRLIQVVPYYWCMIYNNIS from the coding sequence ATGTCTGAATCAAGCGTATTAGAACAAAAGCTGTGGGATGGCATTGTGCAATATCCACCTGAGTTTGTGGACAAATATATTGCAAAGGGGTATTGGCGTGGGCAAACCTTAACTGAGTTTTTCATCGAATGTGCAGATCAATATGCCGAGAATACCGCTTTAATTTGTGGTCAGCGTCATTTTAGTTATCGTCAATTACAAGAACGTATTGATGCGTTCGCCGTCTATTTAACACAAAAAAACTATCAAGTTGGCGACAGTGTGGTGATTCAACTGCCCAATATTGCAGAATTTTTTATTGCTTATTTTGCTGCGTTACGAATTGGTATGCGTCCTGTGATGAGTTTACCTGCGCACCGTCATGCAGAAGTCAGTCATTTTATTACCCAAACGCAAGCAAAATTGTATATCTGTGCCGATCAATTTATGGGTTTTGATTATCGTAAATTAGCGCGTGAATGCTTAAATCGTTGTGAAAGTTTAAAACAGGTTTTAGTGGTCGGTGATGTAATGGGTGATGAATCATGTTTTGAAGCATGGCCAAATACACAGGCATTTCAAACACCGTGTGTGATTGCACCTCAAGTGAGCGCGCGTCATGTCGCATTTTTTCAATTGTCGGGTGGTAGTACAGGCACACCAAAATTAATTCCACGTACACATGATGACTATTTATATAGCGTGCGTGCCAGTGCGGAAATTTGTGAACTGAATCCTCAGACCAAAATGTTAATGGTGCTGCCTGTAGCACATAATTTTAGTCTAAGTTCCCCAGGCTCATTGGGGCTGTTCTATGCAGGTGGCACGTTGGTTTTATCGCCAGATCCTTCAGTAAGCACGTGTTTTGCGCTGATTCAACAGCACAAGATCTCACATGTGGCATTGGTTCCTGCCTTGGCTGCAACATGGGCAGAAGCTGTGCAAAAAGGTGCAGACAATATCTTCGCTCAATTAAAAGTTTTACAAGTGGGCGGTGCCCGTTTGGCAGATGCTTTGGCACAACAACTGATAGAACAATATCAATGCCGTTTACAACAGGTTTTTGGTATGGCTGAAGGCTTGGTGAATTATACCCGCTATACAGATGATGTTGAGCAAATCATTGCTACACAAGGCAGTCGAATCAGTGCGGATGATGAAATCAAAGTGGTCGATGATGATGATCAAGAACTGGCTCAAGGTGAGTTAGGACATTTACTGACGCGAGGGCCTTATACCATTCGTGGTTATTTTAATGCACCAGAACATAATCGGAATGCATTTACTGTCGATGGTTTTTATCGCACAGGAGACTTAGTACGGATTAATGCGGCTGGCAACATCATTGTGGAAGGGCGTAGTAAAGAGCAAATTAATCGGGGCGGTGAAAAAATCGCGACCGAAGAAGTTGAACAAGTCTTAAATCAGCACCCTCAAGTGATTCAGTCGGCGTTGGTGTCGATGCCTGATGCAATGTTAGGTGAAAAAAGTTGCGCTTATATTCAATGGCGTAGCGATGCACAAGACCCGAGTACAACACGCTTAATGATGCAACTTCGACAGTACGTTCAAAACTATGGGTTGGCGATTTATAAGATTCCTGACCGTATCGAATTTGTTGCCGATATGCCTTATACCGCTTTGGGTAAAATCGATAAAAAAAGCGCTCAGACAACGTTTAGTGGCGTAAAAATATTTTTAAATTTTATAAATTACAAGGTAAATCACACATGGCTATTCCACGTATTGCAAGTTATCCGATGCCACAAGCACAAAATTTCCCAACAAACAAAGTCAACTGGACGCTTGATCCAAGTCGTGCCGTACTATTGGTGCATGATTTACAACAATATTTCTTAG
- a CDS encoding isochorismate synthase MenF: MLPVEPSVFKNMIGITKEDLIETDVAGFVFATPTGAISSQKLLENIQFDRNTALSFEQQQQAWLQHAQQKLQQKIQQTGNAELILVGSLPFDHRDLPEMSVAEAKNSYVSDGLAHLAESKGHSNVQATLVPPQVDYVNGVAKLVELMKKTDLEKAVLARAIDLNSTHKFSVVKLFYRLFHNNPEGYTFALAQDPKKSGWFMGASPELLVAKQNQYVFSNPVAGTLARSADPHEDQAQAQRLLASNKDQHEHAVVIEAIADQLSPLCQSLTIPKTPSLIKTQTVWHLATQIKGTLKDPEMHVFDLISILHPTPAVCGQPAPLARQLISELEPFQRNLFAGTMGWSDVQGNGAWAVNVRCGRIFEHSARLYAGAGIVEASQPTSELNETIAKFNTMLNGLGLNADQLSYQ, translated from the coding sequence ATGTTGCCAGTAGAACCATCAGTATTTAAAAACATGATTGGAATAACCAAGGAAGATTTAATTGAAACCGATGTCGCAGGGTTTGTATTTGCAACACCTACAGGGGCAATTTCAAGCCAAAAGTTACTTGAAAATATTCAATTTGACCGTAATACGGCACTTTCTTTCGAGCAGCAGCAACAGGCATGGTTGCAACATGCACAACAAAAACTTCAACAAAAAATTCAGCAAACAGGAAATGCTGAACTGATTTTGGTTGGGAGTTTACCTTTTGATCATCGTGACTTACCTGAGATGTCCGTTGCTGAAGCGAAAAACAGCTATGTCAGTGATGGTTTAGCGCATTTAGCCGAAAGTAAAGGGCATTCAAACGTTCAAGCCACGTTGGTACCGCCACAAGTAGATTATGTCAACGGCGTGGCTAAACTCGTGGAATTGATGAAAAAGACAGACTTAGAAAAAGCCGTGTTAGCGCGTGCGATCGATCTAAACAGTACGCATAAATTCTCAGTGGTTAAATTATTCTATCGTTTATTTCATAACAATCCCGAAGGCTATACCTTTGCTTTGGCGCAAGATCCGAAAAAATCAGGTTGGTTTATGGGAGCAAGTCCTGAATTACTGGTTGCCAAACAAAATCAATATGTCTTTAGCAATCCTGTTGCGGGTACCTTAGCAAGAAGTGCTGACCCTCATGAAGACCAAGCACAGGCACAGCGTTTACTCGCATCGAACAAAGATCAACATGAACATGCAGTGGTGATTGAAGCTATTGCAGATCAGCTTTCACCTTTATGTCAAAGTTTAACGATTCCAAAAACACCATCGCTGATTAAGACTCAAACGGTATGGCATTTAGCCACACAGATTAAGGGCACATTGAAAGATCCTGAAATGCATGTTTTTGATCTTATTTCTATTTTACATCCTACACCTGCGGTATGTGGTCAACCTGCACCTTTAGCACGTCAGTTAATTTCAGAACTAGAGCCCTTTCAAAGAAATTTATTTGCAGGAACCATGGGCTGGAGTGATGTCCAAGGCAATGGTGCGTGGGCAGTAAATGTACGTTGTGGTCGTATTTTTGAACATTCCGCGCGCTTATATGCGGGTGCAGGAATCGTGGAGGCATCGCAACCGACCAGTGAATTAAATGAAACTATTGCCAAGTTTAACACCATGCTGAATGGCTTAGGTTTAAACGCTGATCAACTCAGCTATCAATAA
- a CDS encoding SDR family oxidoreductase, which yields MSSVFIVTGAAQGIGAVVAAKLLQQNHQVIGIDLNPELTAWEIMQKITPSQQQNFYAIAHDIAQTNGLIEQIQQSPWADQTITGLVNAAGILEMGSLLDTTATQWQHNLAINFLGPALLSQWVAKQMMPHQTGAIVSISSNAALIPRMNMGLYATTKATVSHYFKNLALELAPHGIRCNLVLPGSTLTQMQKQLWTDEQPPRGIVEGNLEQYRNGIPLGKMAEPEDIANAVLFLLSDQAKQITMHELVVDGGATLGV from the coding sequence ATGTCTTCAGTCTTTATTGTGACGGGTGCCGCACAAGGTATTGGTGCTGTTGTTGCAGCGAAATTACTGCAACAAAACCATCAAGTGATTGGAATTGATCTCAATCCTGAACTTACAGCATGGGAAATCATGCAGAAAATTACGCCATCGCAACAACAAAATTTTTATGCGATTGCGCATGACATTGCTCAAACAAATGGTTTGATTGAACAGATTCAACAGTCACCTTGGGCTGATCAAACCATTACAGGCTTGGTCAATGCTGCGGGTATCTTGGAAATGGGCAGTTTGCTCGATACTACAGCCACCCAATGGCAGCATAATTTAGCCATCAATTTTCTAGGCCCTGCGCTATTGTCACAGTGGGTTGCCAAACAAATGATGCCACATCAAACAGGGGCTATCGTCAGTATCAGCTCCAATGCCGCATTGATTCCACGTATGAATATGGGACTATATGCCACCACCAAAGCCACAGTCAGTCATTATTTTAAAAATCTTGCCTTAGAACTTGCACCGCATGGTATTCGCTGTAATTTGGTATTGCCTGGCTCAACCCTAACACAAATGCAAAAACAATTATGGACAGATGAGCAACCACCACGTGGCATTGTTGAAGGAAATCTTGAACAATACCGTAATGGTATTCCACTCGGGAAAATGGCTGAACCCGAAGATATTGCCAACGCTGTTTTGTTCTTACTTTCAGATCAAGCCAAACAAATCACCATGCATGAACTCGTCGTAGATGGTGGTGCAACACTTGGGGTTTGA
- a CDS encoding condensation domain-containing protein, with product MQKMQSLVPLTRAQHSMWKGHHYHGSYPFHTAEWLVIEGPLDREIFHQAIASTFKEAKALHWRALDIDGKAYRVDDVAVRAAQFIDLSHLDEQAVLAWADQAVEPPFDLSTGHLYDYIFVHLDDEKYGLFFRAHHVALDGYAYGLMIHRFLDYYQSLKNSTALKNKAFEHFDRFLAEEQRYLQSPKAQQDLAFWRENFSNELAPKKRLKRKLKQPFYQGPRYEDVIDWETQQHMNDLAAQLKLPSAMVVMAVMMRYLTKQSGDLQQCFGVPMMSRLGTAAMRIPCLVMNILPLRLAGTGQENLAQTVQLLAQRFNEIRPHQNSYFEQMRYVLDGFEPMENILFGPIVNWIPYPLPEQFEGCKLTKTTISAGPIEDFDIAITNKFVDGVERLYLAVDGHKELYDVEALAEYWHDFMRMLRLWLQQPELKADDLTIEKKLPE from the coding sequence TCGTTCCCTTAACTCGTGCACAACACAGTATGTGGAAAGGGCATCATTATCACGGCAGTTATCCATTTCATACCGCAGAATGGTTGGTGATCGAAGGTCCGCTTGATCGGGAAATCTTTCACCAAGCCATTGCATCTACGTTCAAAGAAGCCAAAGCATTACATTGGCGTGCGCTTGACATAGACGGTAAAGCCTACCGCGTTGATGATGTCGCTGTACGAGCAGCACAATTTATTGATTTATCACATTTAGATGAGCAAGCTGTTTTAGCTTGGGCAGATCAAGCCGTTGAACCACCGTTCGATCTCAGCACAGGGCATCTCTACGATTATATTTTTGTACACTTGGATGATGAAAAATACGGTTTATTTTTTAGAGCACATCATGTGGCATTGGATGGTTATGCCTATGGGTTGATGATTCATCGTTTTTTAGATTATTACCAATCTTTAAAAAATTCCACGGCATTGAAGAATAAAGCTTTTGAGCATTTTGATCGCTTTTTGGCAGAGGAACAGCGTTATTTACAATCGCCAAAAGCGCAGCAAGATTTAGCATTTTGGCGTGAAAATTTTTCCAACGAACTTGCTCCAAAGAAACGCCTCAAACGAAAATTAAAACAGCCTTTTTATCAAGGTCCTCGCTATGAAGATGTGATTGATTGGGAAACACAGCAGCACATGAATGATTTAGCTGCACAACTAAAATTACCTAGTGCGATGGTGGTAATGGCAGTCATGATGCGCTATTTAACCAAACAGTCAGGAGATCTTCAGCAATGTTTTGGCGTGCCCATGATGTCACGTTTAGGTACGGCGGCGATGCGCATTCCATGTTTAGTAATGAATATTTTGCCTTTACGTTTGGCAGGTACAGGACAGGAAAATCTAGCGCAAACGGTACAACTATTAGCACAGCGTTTTAATGAAATTCGTCCACATCAGAACAGCTATTTTGAGCAAATGCGTTATGTGCTAGACGGTTTTGAACCAATGGAAAATATTTTATTTGGTCCGATTGTCAATTGGATTCCTTATCCTTTGCCTGAACAATTTGAAGGGTGTAAATTAACCAAAACGACCATTTCTGCAGGTCCAATTGAAGATTTTGATATTGCCATTACCAATAAATTTGTCGATGGTGTCGAGCGTCTATACCTTGCTGTAGATGGTCACAAAGAACTTTATGATGTCGAGGCTTTAGCTGAATACTGGCATGATTTTATGCGGATGTTACGCCTATGGTTACAGCAACCTGAGCTAAAAGCAGACGATTTAACAATTGAAAAAAAACTGCCAGAGTAA